The following are encoded together in the Cynocephalus volans isolate mCynVol1 chromosome 4, mCynVol1.pri, whole genome shotgun sequence genome:
- the LOC134376556 gene encoding olfactory receptor 5AS1-like produces MTKFNSCLQIPSISSEKNKKTKKRLESNYTTPTEFIFVGFTDYKPFRVTLFLVFLIVYTLTAVGNMGLIILVNINSSLQNPMYYLLSNLSFLDISYSTAITPKMLVNFLASRKSISFYGCVLQMFFFACFADAECLILAAMAYDRYAAICKPLLYSTLMSRRVCNCFIVLAYLGGTMTSMVHVCFTFRLPFCGSNIVNHFFCDIPPLLALSCADTHINVLLLFALCGFIQTSTFVVIFISYFCILITVLSIKSSGGRSKTFSTCASHLTGVTLFYGALLFTYLRPTTDYSLDTDKVVALFYTVVFPMFNPIIYSFRNKDVKNALKKLLERNQIFK; encoded by the coding sequence ATGACCAAATTCAACTCATGTCTTCAGATACCATCTATCTCCagtgagaaaaacaagaaaactaagaAGAGGCTGGAGAGTAATTATACCACACCAACTGAGTTCATATTTGTTGGATTCACAGATTATAAGCCTTTCAGAGTCACACTATTCTTGGTCTTTCTCATAGTATATACCTTAACAGCAGTGGGAAATATGGGCTTAATCATCCTAGTTAATATCAATTCAAGCCTTCAAAACCCCATGTACTATTTGCTTAGCAACTTGTCTTTCTTAGACATCAGTTATTCTACAGCAATCACTCCTAAAATGCTGGTAAATTTCTTAGCGTCCAGGAAGAGCATCTCCTTCTATGGCTGTGTActgcaaatgtttttctttgcttgttttgctGATGCAGAGTGCCTTATCCTGGCAGCAATGGCATATGACCGCTATGCAGCCATCTGTAAACCATTGCTCTACTCCACACTGATGTCTAGGAGAGTATGCAACTGCTTCATTGTGTTGGCATACTTAGGTGGAACCATGACTTCAATGGTCCATGTCTGCTTCACATTCAGGCTGCCCTTCTGTGGCTCCAATATTGTCAACCATTTTTTCTGTGACATCCCGCCTCTTCTGGCTTTATCATGTGCAGATACCCATATCAACGTGCTTCTGCTCTTTGCCTTGTGTGGCTTCATCCAGACCAGCACTTTTGTGGTCATATTTATCTCTTACTTCTGCATCCTCATCACTGTTTTGAGCATCAAGTCCTCAGGTGGCAGAAGCAAAACATTCTCCACCTGTGCTTCCCATCTCACAGGAGTCACCTTATTCTATGGAGCACTCCTGTTTACATACTTACGTCCCACCACTGATTACTCTCTCGACACTGATAAGGTGGTTGCATTGTTTTATACTGTTGTCTTTCCCATGTTTAACCCAATAATCTACAGCTTCAGAAACAAGGATGTAAAAAATGCTCTCAAAAAGCTATTAGAAAGAAACCAGATTTTCAAATGA